In Arsenicicoccus sp. oral taxon 190, the following are encoded in one genomic region:
- a CDS encoding lycopene cyclase domain-containing protein: MTGLAYLAALLLSLGGVAAIDRRWRLFVWDRPRAALVVLAVGLGYFVVWDLVGIALGLFHRGETPWMTGLQVAPELPVEELFFLVLLSWSTMCLWCGGRRWARHRGETR, translated from the coding sequence GTGACGGGGCTCGCCTACCTCGCCGCGCTGCTGCTGTCGCTGGGCGGGGTCGCGGCCATCGACCGCCGCTGGCGGCTCTTCGTGTGGGACCGGCCGCGGGCGGCGCTCGTGGTGCTGGCGGTCGGGCTCGGCTACTTCGTGGTGTGGGACCTGGTGGGGATCGCGCTCGGGCTCTTCCACCGCGGCGAGACCCCCTGGATGACCGGGCTGCAGGTGGCCCCGGAGCTGCCCGTCGAGGAGCTGTTCTTCCTCGTGCTGCTGAGCTGGTCGACGATGTGCCTGTGGTGCGGCGGCCGGCGCTGGGCCCGGCACCGGGGGGAGACGCGATGA
- a CDS encoding phytoene desaturase family protein, translating to MSDDQTDVIVVGAGLAGLAAACHLRGRGHQVTLVERDAGPGGRAGRSHRDGYTFDTGPTVMTMPDLLDGALRAVGTSVADRVPMRVLDPAYRATFHDGSTIHVRHGQEAMRDEIRRTCGSVDAAAYDGFVAWLRELYAVEMPHFIDRSFDSVADMLSRPRALARLMRLGPLRRLGPLIRDRFQDPRLHRLFTFQAMYAGLPPESALAIYAVITYMDTVEGVYFPEGGMGAIPAAMAAAAERAGVQVRYRAEVARLLRSGTDARGAAGGAVTGVELVDGERIHAPVVVCTLDLPVAYERLLPDLRPPRAVRRGTYSPSAVVWHVGTHSPVPEHVAHHNIHFGEQWNAAFDALLHRRQLMPDPSRLVTVPSVTDPSLAAPGGSTLYVLEPVPNLDGGQDWAREAGPMRERLHAFLEAHGYPTDVVAEELWTPADWQRIGNAHGTPFALAHTVAQTGPLRPSNLEKRVPGLVFAGSSTIPGVGVPMVLVSGKLAADRVDALATARARGVR from the coding sequence ATGTCGGATGACCAGACCGACGTCATCGTCGTCGGGGCCGGGCTGGCCGGGTTGGCGGCGGCGTGCCACCTGCGTGGCCGCGGGCACCAGGTGACCCTGGTCGAGCGTGACGCGGGGCCCGGCGGGCGGGCCGGACGGTCCCACCGCGACGGCTACACCTTCGACACCGGACCCACGGTCATGACCATGCCGGACCTGCTCGACGGCGCCCTGCGGGCCGTGGGGACCAGCGTGGCCGACAGGGTGCCGATGCGGGTGCTCGACCCGGCCTACCGCGCGACCTTCCACGACGGCAGCACCATCCATGTGCGCCACGGCCAGGAGGCGATGCGCGACGAGATCCGCCGCACCTGCGGCAGCGTCGACGCGGCGGCCTACGACGGCTTCGTGGCGTGGCTGCGCGAGCTCTACGCGGTGGAGATGCCGCACTTCATCGACCGCAGCTTCGACTCTGTGGCGGACATGCTGTCCCGGCCTCGCGCCCTCGCCCGCCTGATGCGCCTCGGGCCGTTGCGCCGCCTGGGGCCGCTGATCCGCGACCGGTTCCAGGACCCGCGGCTGCACCGCCTCTTCACCTTCCAGGCCATGTATGCCGGGCTGCCGCCCGAGTCGGCGCTCGCCATCTACGCGGTGATCACCTACATGGACACCGTCGAGGGGGTCTACTTCCCCGAGGGCGGCATGGGGGCGATCCCCGCGGCGATGGCCGCTGCGGCCGAGCGCGCCGGCGTGCAGGTCCGGTATCGCGCGGAGGTGGCCCGCCTGCTGCGGTCGGGCACCGACGCCCGGGGAGCCGCCGGTGGTGCGGTGACCGGGGTGGAGCTCGTGGACGGCGAGCGGATCCACGCCCCCGTCGTCGTCTGCACCCTCGACCTGCCGGTGGCCTACGAGCGGCTGCTGCCCGACCTGCGCCCGCCCCGCGCGGTGCGCCGCGGCACCTACTCGCCGTCGGCGGTCGTGTGGCACGTCGGGACGCACTCGCCCGTGCCGGAGCACGTCGCGCACCACAACATCCACTTCGGCGAGCAGTGGAACGCCGCCTTCGACGCTCTGCTGCACCGCAGGCAGCTCATGCCCGACCCCTCGCGCCTGGTCACCGTCCCGTCCGTGACCGACCCCTCGCTGGCCGCCCCGGGCGGGTCCACCCTCTACGTCCTCGAGCCGGTGCCCAACCTCGACGGCGGCCAGGACTGGGCGCGCGAGGCCGGGCCGATGCGCGAGCGGCTGCACGCCTTCCTCGAGGCGCACGGCTATCCCACCGACGTGGTGGCCGAGGAGCTGTGGACCCCCGCCGACTGGCAGCGCATCGGCAACGCCCACGGCACCCCCTTCGCGCTCGCGCACACCGTCGCCCAGACCGGCCCGCTGCGCCCGTCCAACCTCGAGAAGCGGGTCCCCGGGCTGGTCTTCGCCGGGTCGAGCACGATCCCGGGCGTCGGGGTGCCGATGGTCCTGGTCAGCGGCAAGCTCGCGGCCGACCGGGTCGACGCGCTGGCCACCGCCCGCGCGAGGGGCGTCCGATGA
- a CDS encoding phytoene/squalene synthase family protein: MSVPGPLELEGYRRCAAITRRHGTTYYWGVALLPLERRRHVHAVYALCRAADDIVDDEGATSPEQVAQTTRRLEAFRHTVLQAVDGAPVDDPVLAAVVRTLRSCALDQAVLDRFFGAMAADLTTTRYETWEDLLGYMDGSAAVIGEMMLPVLRPTTPEALGPARALGLAFQLTNFIRDVAEDLDRGRVYLPQADLRAHGADPALRRVTPQWRTFLAEQIERNRALYAEADRGIPLLPGASARCVATARLLYSQILDRIEAADHDVFSSRIRVPTPVKAATAARALVRLPAPVPA, from the coding sequence ATGAGCGTGCCGGGCCCCCTGGAGCTCGAGGGCTACCGGCGCTGCGCCGCGATCACCCGCCGCCACGGCACCACCTACTACTGGGGTGTCGCGCTGCTGCCGCTCGAGCGCCGCCGCCACGTCCACGCGGTCTACGCGCTGTGCCGGGCCGCCGACGACATCGTGGACGACGAGGGCGCCACGTCCCCCGAGCAGGTGGCGCAGACGACCCGCCGCCTGGAGGCCTTCCGGCATACGGTCCTGCAGGCGGTCGACGGTGCCCCGGTGGACGACCCCGTGCTCGCCGCCGTCGTCCGCACGCTGCGCAGCTGCGCGCTCGACCAGGCCGTCCTCGACCGCTTCTTCGGTGCCATGGCGGCCGACCTGACGACGACGCGCTACGAGACCTGGGAGGACCTGCTCGGCTACATGGACGGGTCCGCGGCGGTGATCGGGGAGATGATGCTGCCCGTGCTGCGACCCACGACCCCCGAGGCCCTCGGGCCGGCCCGCGCGCTCGGGCTGGCCTTCCAGCTGACCAACTTCATCCGTGACGTGGCCGAGGACCTCGACCGGGGCCGCGTCTACCTCCCGCAGGCCGACCTACGGGCCCACGGCGCCGATCCGGCGCTGCGGCGCGTGACCCCGCAGTGGCGCACCTTCCTCGCCGAGCAGATCGAGCGCAACCGCGCGTTGTATGCCGAGGCCGACCGGGGCATCCCCCTGCTCCCCGGCGCCTCGGCGCGCTGCGTGGCGACGGCCCGGCTGCTCTACTCCCAAATCCTAGACCGCATCGAGGCCGCCGACCACGACGTCTTCAGCTCGCGGATCCGGGTGCCGACCCCCGTGAAGGCGGCCACCGCGGCCCGGGCCCTGGTGCGGCTGCCCGCACCGGTGCCTGCGTGA
- a CDS encoding lycopene cyclase domain-containing protein produces MTFTLVNLAMLAVAALGAWLALRGVSAAGRGPWLRPTLLTLAGLAALTVVFDNLMIAADLFDYGDQHRSGVQLGLAPIEDLAYPLGAVILLPALWVWLRDQETRR; encoded by the coding sequence ATGACCTTCACCCTGGTCAACCTCGCGATGCTGGCTGTGGCCGCGCTCGGGGCGTGGCTGGCCCTGCGGGGGGTCTCCGCGGCAGGTCGCGGCCCGTGGCTGCGCCCGACGCTGCTGACGCTGGCGGGGCTCGCCGCGCTGACGGTGGTCTTCGACAACCTCATGATCGCCGCCGACCTGTTCGACTACGGCGACCAGCACCGCAGCGGCGTCCAGCTCGGGCTCGCGCCGATCGAGGACCTCGCCTACCCGCTGGGCGCCGTCATACTGCTGCCTGCCCTGTGGGTCTGGCTGCGGGACCAGGAGACTCGGCGATGA
- a CDS encoding MarR family winged helix-turn-helix transcriptional regulator produces the protein MVNQHPHPSGPGPETVPVQARDVGDAVRRLGLRVNSYVAAVARRSGHHAADLHAVAVVRHAAETGEPMGAGDLGRALGLSPAAVSALLDRMERAGHVHRARAGDDGRRVRLEPAERTFEDSRQLFEPMNSGFYTVLDGYTPEQLALVTEVLDRLGSATAAAEAEITGQG, from the coding sequence ATGGTCAACCAGCACCCGCACCCGTCCGGCCCCGGCCCGGAAACCGTCCCGGTCCAGGCGCGGGACGTGGGCGACGCGGTGCGTCGCCTGGGCCTGCGCGTCAACTCGTATGTCGCCGCCGTGGCCCGCCGCTCGGGCCACCACGCCGCGGACCTGCACGCCGTCGCCGTGGTGCGGCACGCCGCCGAGACCGGTGAACCCATGGGAGCCGGCGACCTCGGACGCGCCCTCGGGCTGTCCCCCGCCGCGGTCAGCGCCCTGCTGGACCGGATGGAGCGCGCCGGCCACGTGCACCGGGCCCGCGCGGGCGACGACGGCCGGCGGGTGCGGCTGGAGCCGGCGGAGCGGACCTTCGAGGACAGCCGGCAGCTCTTCGAGCCGATGAACTCGGGGTTCTACACCGTGCTGGACGGCTACACGCCCGAGCAGCTGGCGCTGGTCACCGAGGTGCTCGACCGGCTGGGCAGCGCGACGGCCGCCGCCGAGGCCGAGATCACCGGTCAGGGGTGA